A single window of Betta splendens chromosome 11, fBetSpl5.4, whole genome shotgun sequence DNA harbors:
- the LOC114866096 gene encoding protein MTSS 1-like isoform X2 — translation METVMERECSALGGLFQTVIGDMKGSYPMWDDFISKASKLQSQLRTTVVAVAAFLDAFQKVADLATNSRGGTRDIGSALTRMCMRHRSIEAKLRQFSMVFLDCLINPLQEQMEEWKRVANALDKDHAKEYKKARQEIKKRSSDTLKLQKKAKKGRGDLQPQLDSAMQDVSDRYLLLEEAEKQAVRKALVEERSRFCCFVSMLRPVVEEEMSMLGEITHLQTLTDDLKALTMDPHKLPASSEQVIVDLKSSECTWSYQTPPSSPSTTVSRKSSMCSSLNSVNSSDSRSSGSHCHSPTSHFRFRASSSSVLPQQTPARLSSVSSHDSGFISQDAFQSKSPSPMPPDTSQLSVASSSPQCVNEEPCCSSSSSQPSNGSAHHASLCLHGADTHLHPPFFTYSTASPISSPSYSPDFPTWPWSGPGSGQSGELSPLSPSVLPSSRVPSWKDWAKPGPYDQPMINTLRRSRERREPTDPSSHQGADLTPPGEEAPRVRGSHSLAASKEDREAHEELARALARGLQLDISGSSRDSLQGSSGYSSQTNTPCCSEDTIPSQASDCDCYSVGTEQDGEQPASDFDKSCTIPRNSDVSQSYRRMFQSKRPASTAGLPSGAAAAAPPGVATIRRTPSSKPNLRRPSGGLSLGPIPIKPPMIPVKTPTVPEHPGFPSKAMSEDGGAPRTPLSPTTHSSPAQHACPGAEPPTPPPQPGGRTVERERRPLPELLEESEHSEVEDYLVAIRRGVRLRKTTTADRSAPHIH, via the exons ATGGAGACGGTGATGGAGAGGGAGTGCAGCGCGCTGGGGGGGCTTTTCCAGACTGTCATCGGAGACATGAAG GGCAGTTACCCCATGTGGGATGACTTCATCAGCAAGGCCAGCAAGCTGCAGTCCCAGCTCAG GACGACGGTTGTGGCTGTAGCAGCTTTCCTGGACGCCTTCCAGAAAGTGGCCGACCTGGCGACAAACAGCCgag GAGGAACGAGGGACATCGGCTCGGCTCTGACCAGGATGTGCATGAGGCATCGCAGCATCGAGGCCAAACTGCGCCAGTTCTCCAT GGTGTTCCTGGACTGTCTGATCAACCCTCtgcaggagcagatggaggagtggaAGCGAGTGGCCAACGCTCTGGACAAAGACCACGCCAAAG AGTACAAGAAGGCGCGTCAGGAGATCAAGAAGCGGTCGTCAGACACTctgaagctgcagaagaaggCAAAGAAAG GGCGCGGCGACCTGCAGCCGCAGCTGGACAGCGCCATGCAGGACGTGAGCGACCGgtacctgctgctggaggaggcggagaagcagGCGGTGAGGAaggcgctggtggaggagcggAGCCGCTTCTGCTGCTTCGTGTCCATGCTGAGGCCCGTGGTG gaggaggagatgtcCATGCTGGGGGAGATCACTCACCTGCAGACTCTGACCGATGACCTGAAGGCGCTCACCATGGACCCACACAAGCTGCCCGCCTCCAGCGAGCAG GTGATTGTAGACCTGAAGAGCTCCGAGTGCACCTGGTCGTACCAGACGCCCCCCTCGTCCCCCAGCACCACTGTGTCCAGGAAGTCCAGCATGTGCAG CAGCTTGAACAGCGTGAACAGCAGCGACTCTCGCTCCAGCGGCTCCCACTGCCACTCCCCTACCTCCCATTTCCGCTtccgcgcctcctcctcctccgtgctgccccagcagactcCTGCCCGCCTGTCCTCGGTCTCCTCCCATGACTCTGGCTTCATCTCCCAGGACGCCTTCCAGTCCAAATCTCCATCACCGATGCCCCCAGACACCTCACAG ctgagtgtcGCGTCTTCATCTCCTCAGTGTGTCAACGAGGAGccttgctgctcctcctcttcctcacag CCTTCAAATGGTTCTGCCCATCATGCTTCCCTCTGTCTGCACGGAGCAGAcacccacctccaccctccatTCTTCACCTACTCCACCGCCTCCCCCATCTCCTCACCCTCCTACTCGCCCGACTTTCCCACGTGGCCCTGGTCTGGTCCAGGCTCCGGCCAATCAGGAGAGCTGTCACCCCTGAGCCCCTCAGTGCTCCCGTCCTCCAGAGTCCCGTCCTGGAAG GACTGGGCCAAACCGGGTCCGTATGACCAGCCAATGATCAACaccctgaggaggagcagggagaggagagagccTACAgatcccagcagccaccagggCGCCGACCTGACGCCCCCGGGGGAGGAAGCGCCGAGGGTCAGAGGAAGCCACTCTCTGGCGGCGTCCAAG gaggacagggaggcCCACGAGGAGCTGGCCAGAGCGCTGGCCCGAGGCCTGCAGCTGGACATCAGCGGCTCCAGCAGGGACTCGCTGCAGGGCTCCAGCGGCTACAGCAGCCAGACCAACACGCCCTGCTGCTCCGAGGACACCATCCCCTCACAAG CATCCGACTGCGACTGCTACTCTGTGGGAACGGAGCAGGACGGTGAGCAGCCGGCGTCCGACTTTGATAAATCCTGCACCATCCCCAGGAACAGCGACGTCAGCCAGTCCTACCGCCGCATGTTCCAGTCCAAGCGCCCTGCGTCCACAGCGGGGCTGccctccggcgccgccgccgccgcccccccggGCGTCGCCACCATCCGCCGCACGCCGTCCTCCAAGCCCAACCTGCGGCGACCCTCGGGGGGCCTGAGCTTGGGGCCCATCCCCATCAAGCCTCCCATGATCCCAGTGAAGACGCCCACGGTCCCCGAACACCCCGGTTTTCCCAGCAAAGCCATGTCCGAGGACGGCGGCGCTCCACGGACGCCGCTCAGTCCCACGACGCACTCGTCTCCAGCGCAGCACGCGTGCCCGGGGGCCGAgcctcccaccccccccccgcagccCGGAGGCCGCACGGTGGAGCGGGAGCGCCGGCCTCTGCCGGAGCtcctggaggagagcgagcaCTCGGAGGTGGAAGACTACCTGGTGGCCATCAGACGAGGCGTGAGGCTCAGGAAGACGACCACCGCCGACCGTTCGGCTCCACACATTCACTAA